In Pseudonocardia sp. DSM 110487, the sequence TCATTCGCGTCTCGGCCATGCGGCCTCGGATCGCCGCTGCGACAGCGTCCCAGTCCTCGCCGCTCGGCCGTTCCGCGTCGGTCACGCGCAGAGCCTAGGGCCAGCGGCTGCGTTGATCGAACCCCGCTTTGAGCGTCAAACTATTGGCATCAATATTGTGTCAACTGGTGCTAGCCTGAGGGCTGAGGGAGGGGAACGATCATGGTCATGCTGGAGCACGTCGATCTACCCGCTCGCCCGCGCGTCACCGGCCCACTTCCCGGTCCGCGCTCTGCCGAGCTACTGGCCAGGCAGGATCGGCGCGAGTCCAACGCTCGGGTCTACCCGCGGCACATTCCGATCGCGATCGACGAGGCATGGGGCAGCTTCGTCCGCGATCTCGATGGGAACGTCTTCATCGACTTCCTGACCGGAGCGGGCGTGCTCTCGCTCGGTCACAACCATCCCGAGCTGGTGCGCGTCGTGACCGCGCAGCTCGGTCGGTTCGCGCACGGGCTCGACCTGCCGACGCCGGCGAAGGACGCGTTCACCGAGGCGCAGCTGTCGATGCTGCCGCCGACGATGCGCGGTCGGACTCGGGTGCACTTCTGCGGGCCGACCGGGGTCAACGCAGTCGACGCTGCGATCAAGCTGTGCAAGACCGCCACCGGACGGTCCGATGTCGTGTCCTTCCAGGGTGGGTTCCACGGCACCACCCACCTCGGGATGGCCGTCACCGGCGTCGTCGCGAACAAGCAGCCGATCGCCAACGGGGTTCCGGGCGTGCACTTCTTCCCATACTCCAACTGCGCGGACTGCCCGATGGGGCTCACCCGCGACATCTGCGCCACGAACTGCATCGGCTTTCTCGAGCGGTCGTTCCGCGACCCGAATGCCGGGATCCCACTCCCGGCGGCCGTGCTCCTCGAGCTGGTGCAGGGCGAGGGCGGGGTCGTCCCGGCCGACCAGGATTTCGTCCACCGGCTGAGGACGTTGACCCGCAAGCTCGACATCCCGCTCGTGGTCGACGAGGTGCAGACCGGGTGTGGCCGCACCGGCTCCTGGTTCGCCTTCGAGCAGTACGGCATCGAGCCAGACGTGATCATCGCGTCCAAGGCGCTGAGCGGGATCGGCCAACCGATAGCGATCATCATGTACGACGAGCGGCTGGACACGTGGGCGCCGGGCGCCCACACCGGCACGTTCCGGGGCAACCAACTGGCGTTCGCCGCCGGGGCGGAGGCCGTGCGCATCATCCGCCGCGACGACGTGCTGGGCAACGTCCGGCGGCGCGCCGCGCAGTTCCACGCTCGTCTCGACGCCCTGCGCGACCACCCCTGGGTACGTGACGTGCGGGGCGTCGGCCTGATGTGGGGCATCGAGCTCGCGACTCCGGCGACGGGGGGCCCGCCCGGCCTCTCCGCCCGCGTGCAGTCGGAGGCGCTCACCGAGGGCCTCATCGTCGAGCTCGGCGGACGCCACGACTGCGTGGTGCGCATGTTGCCGCCGCTCAACGTGACGGCCGAGGTCGTCGACATCGCGTGCTCGATCCTGATCGCCGCCATCGAGCGGTGCAGCGCAGAACCGGGGTTCCAGTGGGTCGGGCGGAGCGCAGCCACCGCCGGAACGTGAGGGATCCACGCGTCCATCCCCGGCGCGCGCCACGTGGACGCGACCTGTGGGGGAAGTTGTGTTCGAGTCATCCGGGATCGCGGCTGTCGGGACCGACCTCGACCGGCTCGCGGGATCGGCGCCATGACGGCGGGGCAGCGGGCCCGGACGGACACCCGTCCGGATGCCGCGGATGTGGTCCTCCGGTGCGCGGAGTTCGATCAGGACATCCGATGGCGGCCCGGGGAGCGTCTCGAGCAGCTGTTCGAGGAGCGGTGTGCCCGCTTGGGCGAGGCCGGTCTCGCACACCACCTCGCGGTGGACGCCGGCGATGAGGAGCTGACCTACGAACAGCTCGACCGGCGGGCCAACCGGTTGGCCCGATACCTGATCGGCCTCGGTGTCGGCCCGGGCGACGCCGTCGCGCTGCTCGTCGAGGGCGCGGTCCAGGTCTACGTCGGAATGCTCGCAGTGCTGAAGGCGGGCGCGGCATACGTCCCGCTCGACGCCGCGTTCCCGCCGGACCGGCTGGCCTACATCCTGGAGGACGCCGGGGTGGGCGTGGCGCTGACGGTCGAGCACCTCCGTCCCCTCCTCGATGGGGTCGACACGCAGGTCGTGTGCCTGGACGCCGTCGCGTCCGAGATCGAGGCGTGCGAGGACGGCCGGCCGAGAATCGACGAGCGCCGCGAGACCGCGGACGAGCTGGCATACGTCATCTACACCTCGGGTTCCACCGGCCGGCCGAAGGGCGTCGCGGTCGAGCACGCGAGCATCTGCAACTTCGTCCGCGTCGCGGCGCAGGTGTACGGCGTCCGGCAGGACGACCGGATGTACCAGGGCCTGACGATCGCGTTCGACTTCTCGGTCGAGGAGATCTGGGTGTCCTGGATGGTGGGGGCGACACTCGTGCCCAGGCCATCCGGCCCGAGCCTGCTCGGACCCGAACTGCGGGAGTTCCTCGCCGAGCGACGGGTCACCGCCATGTGCTGCGTGCCGACGCTGCTCGCCACACTCGACGAAGACCTCCCCGACCTGCGCTTCCTGCTCGTCTCCGGGGAGGCGTGCCCGCACGACCTGATCGTGCGCTGGCACCGGGAGGGCAGGCGGTTCCTCAACGTCTACGGCCCGACCGAGACGACGGTGACCGCGACGTGGACCGTCGCCGACCCGGACCGGGCGGTGACGATCGGGGTCCCGCTGCCCACCTACTCGATCGTGGTGCTCGATCCGGACGGCCCCCGGCGGGCGCTGCCGCCCGGCCGGGTCGGGGAGATCGGTATCGCCGGGATCGGGCTGGCCAGGGGTTACGTGGGCCGTGAAGACGCGACCGCGAAAGCATTCGTCCCGGACTTCCTGGGCATTCCGGGCAACCCCTCGGGCCGGATCTACCGCACGGGCGATCTGGGCCGGGTGAACGCGGACGGGGAGATCGAGTACCTGGGCCGGATCGACCTTCAGGTCAAGATCCGGGGCTACAGGATCGAGCTGACCGAGATCGAGTCCGTGATGCTGCAGGTCCCCGGCATCGCGCAGGCGGTGGTGGACACCTACGAGCCAGTACCGGGCACGGTCGAGCTGGTGGGCTACTACAGCCTGCGTCACGACGCGAGCGACGTGGGCCCCGCGGACGTCTCCACACTGCTGCGGGACCGGCTCCCGCCCTACATGGTGCCGGCCTACCTCGAGCTCCTTCCCGTCATCCCGATGACCACGAGTGACAAGGCGGATCGCAAGCGGCTCCCGGCCCCGACGACCCGCGGCATCGACGAGAGGCGGGAGCACCGCTCCCCCACGACCGGCCCCGAGGTGGTCCTGGCCGGTGCGCTCGCCCGGACCCTGGGTGTCGGCCGGGTCTCGGTCGACAGCCACTTCTTCGCTGACCTGGGCGCGAACTCCCTGCTGATGGCGCAGTTCGCCGCCCGGGTCCGCGAGGAGACGGACCTGCAGCCGCCTGCGATGAAGGACATCTACCTGCATCCGACGGTCGCGAAGCTGGCCGCCGTCGTCGACGACCGTCGGTCGACGGCCGTGTCCACCGACGAGGTCGTGCCTGCCGGGACGTTCCGGTACGTCCTGTGCGGGACGCTGCAGGTGCTCGTCTTCGTCGCGTACACGTGCGTCATGTCGGGCGTGCTCGTGACCGGCCTGGAACTGATGACCGCGGCCAACGGGTTCGTCGATCGATGGCTGCGGGCGGTCGCCTTCACCGGCGCGGGCTTCGTCGTCCTGTCCGCGCTGCCGATCGGTGCGAAGTGGCTGCTCGTCGGGCGGTGGACGGCCGGCGAATTCCCGCTGTGGGGAGGGCGGTACCTGCGCTTCTGGATCGTGAAGCTCCTGGTCCGTGCGAACCCGATGGCCATGTTCGCCGGATCCCCGCTGTACAACGTGTACCTGCGTGCGCTCGGCGCCCGGATCGGGAAGAACGTCGTGATCCTTTCGCGCAACGTGCCCGTCTGCACCGATCTGCTGACGGTCGGCGACGACACCGTCATCCGCAAGGACTCGTTCTTCAACGGCTACCGCGCCTACGCCGGGCGGATCCAGACCGGCCCGGTGACCCTCGGATCGCGTGTTCTCGTGAGCGAGCACGCCGTGCTCGACATCGACTCGGCGATGGGCGACGGCGCCCAGCTCGGGCACGCATCGTCCCTGCAGACGGGGCAGTCCGTGCCGGACGGCGAGAGCTGGCACGGGTCCCCGGCGGAACCCTCCGGTGTCGACTTCCGAGGTGTCGGCCCGGCCCGGTGCGGGCAGTTGCGCCGATTCGCGTTCGCGCTCGCCCAACTGGTGAGCGTGCTGCTGTACGCGCCGATCGTGCTGGCGCTGCTCCTGCCGGTGATCGCGGGCCTCCCGCTGATCGCGCGGATCCGGACCGTGGAGGTCGACGCGGTGAGCTCGCTGGACTTCTACACCGGGGTACTGCTCT encodes:
- a CDS encoding aspartate aminotransferase family protein codes for the protein MVMLEHVDLPARPRVTGPLPGPRSAELLARQDRRESNARVYPRHIPIAIDEAWGSFVRDLDGNVFIDFLTGAGVLSLGHNHPELVRVVTAQLGRFAHGLDLPTPAKDAFTEAQLSMLPPTMRGRTRVHFCGPTGVNAVDAAIKLCKTATGRSDVVSFQGGFHGTTHLGMAVTGVVANKQPIANGVPGVHFFPYSNCADCPMGLTRDICATNCIGFLERSFRDPNAGIPLPAAVLLELVQGEGGVVPADQDFVHRLRTLTRKLDIPLVVDEVQTGCGRTGSWFAFEQYGIEPDVIIASKALSGIGQPIAIIMYDERLDTWAPGAHTGTFRGNQLAFAAGAEAVRIIRRDDVLGNVRRRAAQFHARLDALRDHPWVRDVRGVGLMWGIELATPATGGPPGLSARVQSEALTEGLIVELGGRHDCVVRMLPPLNVTAEVVDIACSILIAAIERCSAEPGFQWVGRSAATAGT
- a CDS encoding Pls/PosA family non-ribosomal peptide synthetase, with translation MTAGQRARTDTRPDAADVVLRCAEFDQDIRWRPGERLEQLFEERCARLGEAGLAHHLAVDAGDEELTYEQLDRRANRLARYLIGLGVGPGDAVALLVEGAVQVYVGMLAVLKAGAAYVPLDAAFPPDRLAYILEDAGVGVALTVEHLRPLLDGVDTQVVCLDAVASEIEACEDGRPRIDERRETADELAYVIYTSGSTGRPKGVAVEHASICNFVRVAAQVYGVRQDDRMYQGLTIAFDFSVEEIWVSWMVGATLVPRPSGPSLLGPELREFLAERRVTAMCCVPTLLATLDEDLPDLRFLLVSGEACPHDLIVRWHREGRRFLNVYGPTETTVTATWTVADPDRAVTIGVPLPTYSIVVLDPDGPRRALPPGRVGEIGIAGIGLARGYVGREDATAKAFVPDFLGIPGNPSGRIYRTGDLGRVNADGEIEYLGRIDLQVKIRGYRIELTEIESVMLQVPGIAQAVVDTYEPVPGTVELVGYYSLRHDASDVGPADVSTLLRDRLPPYMVPAYLELLPVIPMTTSDKADRKRLPAPTTRGIDERREHRSPTTGPEVVLAGALARTLGVGRVSVDSHFFADLGANSLLMAQFAARVREETDLQPPAMKDIYLHPTVAKLAAVVDDRRSTAVSTDEVVPAGTFRYVLCGTLQVLVFVAYTCVMSGVLVTGLELMTAANGFVDRWLRAVAFTGAGFVVLSALPIGAKWLLVGRWTAGEFPLWGGRYLRFWIVKLLVRANPMAMFAGSPLYNVYLRALGARIGKNVVILSRNVPVCTDLLTVGDDTVIRKDSFFNGYRAYAGRIQTGPVTLGSRVLVSEHAVLDIDSAMGDGAQLGHASSLQTGQSVPDGESWHGSPAEPSGVDFRGVGPARCGQLRRFAFALAQLVSVLLYAPIVLALLLPVIAGLPLIARIRTVEVDAVSSLDFYTGVLLYAGALFAGGLALGLVTIVAVPRLLNLGLRAETVYPLYGIRYWIQRALARTSNSRFYTFVFGDSSAIVHYLRALGYDLGTPVVQSGSNFGVEVRHESPFLTSVGTGTMVSDGLSMMNAEFSNTSFRVRHTAIGARSFLGNNIAYPAGGRTGEDCLLGTKVMVPLDGEVREGVGLLGSPSFEIPRSVQRDHAFDHLKTGEEMRRRLRAKNRHNAVTAGIFLLANFVDGYVVAVLSMLALDNYGRFGLLAVTVAVLVSLVFSIAFFVLLERAVTSFRAMKPRFCSIYDPYFWWHERFWKMSGGTYLALFNGTPMKNLLWRALGVRIGHKVFDDGCAMPEKTLVTIGDHVSLNSACTIQAHSLEDGTFKSDNITIGPGCTLGTYAFAHYGITMREGSVLDADAFLMKGEDVPPRARYRGNPAREYRDPTSERPLPATGS